CCctttttgattgaaatcaGAAAGGAAACGGCGTTTTTTACTCATTTCTTTATATTTCCAACGCAAAAACTTAAAGTGGCAATCACCTCTGATTGATTTGTGCCTGTGGTGGGGgagcaaaaataaattaaatactcTCCCGCGTATCAAACACGTCGTCGATTCCTCCCAACAACCCCCACCCCACCCTCCCCAACTACAGCTTTGGCGGCAACCAgtgtttaaaatataatttaaaaaaaaaacacttcccgTTGCCACTATTATTGTTAGCCGCTGGCAGCAAGAAACTTTGTTCGGCCCGTCAACACGTCGCAACGAATTAAATTTAACTTTTTACCAACATTACAGGTGAAAAAGCCactccccccaccccctccagTGTGGGCACGGGAGAGTGTTTTTGCATTTGAATGGTTTAAGTATTATTTCGATGTTACTATAACAACTTTTGCTGTGAACATGTGCCGCAGTTTCGAAGTGTTGCCGGAATCGCGCTATGTCACGGTCGAAGGGAGGGAGGTTGGAGAGGTCTACGTTAAAACCTTGGTACGATACGTCCCCGGAAGGAATGGGGGAAGGGAGATCAGTTTGCAAAACGAGCTTATAATGAGTTGTGCAATATTGATACACCGTAAAAGACCGATCAACCGTCACAATGGTCGCTACTTGAAGAAAGCCTGTCCATCCCTTCCCCCTCTTGGTATGTGGCAATCTTCACCATCTAATTAAGCGCTTTAATTGAACCATCGCACAGATAGAAGACGAAGCAATTGGCATGAGTTAATGACTCATTCATGCAAACCCTTTGCTCGTGGTTGTAAATGGTACCACACATGCAACACGTTGTACGGTTTGAGGTGGAAAGAAAATTGTAtcattgaagaaaaaaaacggagaaGAACAGCCAATAAAACAATCCAGTCATGCAATACAGAAGATAGGGCTAACGTGGCACATTCCGCGGTGCCCACAGCAGGAGGTCCCCATCCCCGTACTATATCGTGCGCATCGTGCAATCGCGCCATTTGAATCATGTCTTTTTGGTCAATTCCCCTGTTACGAACAAAAAGGGAGCAAAATTCATCATTGTTGGCGTGTTGTTTTGtctttataatttaaaaaaaaaatagacaaacaTATAAACTCCATCTCCAACCTTACATTGCCAAAGCAGGTCAGTAAGGGCAAAATATATGATCAAATTAATGTGAACGTTTTGTACGGCCACAATGTCGTGACTGGCGATGATTTATAAACTCGTACCCATGACTCCTTGCACCGTGGAGTGAGACTGATGTGTGTGATGGGTTAGAACAAGTATGAATCCATATCAATTCATTGATTAGTAGCAATTCCAATACCGATTCCACGTGATTATTTCAAAATGGAGTAAATAATTGTCTGTAAATTACAATTAATCCATTTCATCCTAAGGATcaatctttcctttttttgtcccCTCCCCCCCCGAAAAAACCGCCAAAGAAAATCTCCGCGAATGTACACGCTCTCACAGTCAACGACCCGCGCGAGGTCATACCTGAAGCGCCAAAAAACATCCCCCAACCATTCATTCAAACAACAGTTCAAAAGAGATATTTTTAGCTGCACGATACATATTCACAACTTTCGAGGCTCGAGCCTGATAGCGAAACTTTTATTAAATTGCGACCCCTGGGTAGTATGGCAGCAGCAACcctgcaacaaaaaaggatcaaTTTATTCAGATTTGAAGTAAAACACAGTTTTACTATAAAAGGGTTCGGATTAGGACCTAAACAGGTtggggggagagagaaaagggaACTGTTAGGAACTCCCTCTTGTTACTACGCGAGCAAAGGAAGCTTCCAAACCTAAAGACCTTAATGTCGTAATCAGGTGGAGGTTTCCCCTGTGAAAGGGGTAGTaatagtctttttttttgctgtattcCGATACTATCacaaccgccaccaccaccactacctactgctactactactactactcgtACTACCAAACTACCAGCTACAATTCCAGCTGAGCCCCATCCTAGCCGTGGAGCGACGCAGCAACGGCTGTTTACCGGAACTGGAACGATCCAACCTCCGCTCCACCTCCTCACTATATCAGACACCAGCCCATCGAGTGCCGTCCGCTTTTCCACCTTGCCTGCGTTCTGTTCGTGacatcgttcgttcgttcgcttttGCTACTTCGCTACCCAGCGCCTCACTCGCGTCCCACCGCTCTGCACAGAACTTTACGCGAAAAACTTTTCCCGCGCATTCAACGGCGTGTTTCGAGCGATGGAGACGGAGCTGCGCGTACCTCTACCCCTTAAACCTCCCCCCCTTTTCCGATTCCGGCCAAAACGCCGAAACTGACAGGCCGCAAGCCCAAGTGGTGGgcggggaggaggggggggggggttgtagACTTTCGCGCTCGTCCTTTTCGTGACGAGCCCACCTCAATGCACGGGGCCGGTGGTTTCGcgcccgtgctgctgctgccactatTTTTAGTATCCTTTCGACTCACGACCAGCTCAGTCACCGCCGAACGACGATCCAGCGAGGCGCGCGCCTCATTGCTACTAaaacccacatacacacacgtacatacaCAATAACACAATCACGCACACATACTGTTTAGAAAGAAGAGCGCTATACAGAGTATGTGCACCGGGCGCCGTGTTCAGCCGCTTAGCCGCCTACCTCGATTGGTTACGCGCAGTGTGCGAATGGTGCAGTGCGAAAGTGTACCACTGTCGGTCGCAGCAGTGTAGAAGACGACGGCGATCTGTTTCGGGAGGCGCGCGCGCTGCTACCTTCAGGCGATGCACATTCGGATACGCTAGCAGCACCTGCGGTCCTGTTTGCCTGCCACAGCGGACAGCGGTCGGTGGACAACCAGGACTGTTCCAATAGGTTGGAGTAGGTTCGCCCCAAGTTCGAGGTGAGGGGAGCGTTGATGTGTCGCTTGTTATCGCGCAGTTCaccgtgtgttttgtgtgtgtttgcaggtGTGAAAAGGAGTGAAATTTCCAGCACAAAACTGCCAAATCAGTTCAGTGAagtaagcaagcaagcaagcaagcaaagccCTGTGGGGGGAAAAGGACCATGATCAACCGTAGCAGCCACAGCAAACCGAAGCCGATCGTGCAGAAGAAGAGCaccagaagcagaagcagcgACGATGGCAGCGAGGACTCGAACGAGGACACCTCGTCCGGTACGGCCGAGTCGGGCACCAGCTCGGACTCGGAGTCGGAGATGGACACTACCGAGACGTCCTTCTCGTCCAAGAGTGCTACCGAGTGTGGCAACACCGGTGGTGGCAATGCCCCGTCCTGCAAGGGCCAGCTCCAGGGCCAGCAGGGGCTGCTGCGGATGAACAATCGCAACTACGCGGTGTACTGCGGCGGCGAGGCGGATACGAAAAATTCCAAACACTTTTGcaatcatcaccaccatcaccatcatcatcacggcGATGAGGAGAGCAAGAAGGAAGTGAAGTGAGTATGCCCCTACCGCCCCTGGTTTGTGGTTTATGTGGTGCAGGAGATACTGTCTGGGGTCCGGCCATATCTCCGCAGGATTTTAAGTCGTCTTTGTAGGTATAGTGAATTAGTTTGTGAATAGGTGAAAGTAGAAAGGACAACCCGCTTTTTAGATTCCTTTGCCACTTGCTAAGCCTTTCCAAAACCCCCAAAAAGCACAAGCGGAGTTGAGGCAGCACCTTGAGACGGTTATGCAAAAATAAGTTCAAATCCAGCACAGAGGTCCCGTTTTTTTCTCGCACCATTGGAAAAGGAGGCCACCCGAGGGTGGGGTGTAAAGTTTGCTCCAGTTTTGAGCTCGTTCCATCAGTGCCAGCAGTGAGCTTGAATATTGCCGACGTGTCGTTGTTGTTCGTCGTGAAAGCACTTCGTGTGGGTGAAAGAACGAAAAACGCCCCGTTCGGCTTAAAGGATATCCGGGGTGGATGGTCTTAACACCCTGAAGCGCTATCGTACAGACCGCAATCTTTCGAAAAAGCTCTGTCAAAGGGTAGGGGAAAACACAGGGAAGAGGAGGTACTGTCTAGCCGGTGGCCACTGGACGTGGAGGGAGTCTATTTTTTCTGCAAAGAATGCTCGCAAACACTGCTGCGCTGTATTGCCGACACCTGAACCCTCTTTTCTGTGTGGCCTAGTGGAAATTTAGGcaatcacacacagacacaaacagaCCCCTTCAGCTAGTAGCAAAGAACTAGATTGCATAAATCGATAGACACGTACTCTAGGCTTGTAGTTTTGCAGGAAGCGAAGGGGTCTGACGCGTACCACCCAGCTCTACCCGGGCTGTTGGCGCCTAGGCAACGTTCCGTTGCCGGAACAAGAACCCCTTTCTGttgttgattatttgttgCTTCGGACGGGGCCGACCCCACTGTTTGTTGCCCCTTTAGTACGGGCcattttagcaaaaacataCACCAATGCACTGTGCCCCGTCTGttcccttttgcttttgctgggAAGTTCGGCTGGGAGAGATGGAAGAGACCCTTTGTACCTATAGCACTGTGAGTGCGTGAACGTGTACCTTCAACTACTATTTTTGGggtcttgttttatttttggagtCAGACCCACCGATCCAGACGATTTTGCACCCGTTGTGCCCCCCCACAACCCGGGGGGATGGTGTCTTCGGAGGTAGTTTTCGTGCAGGGGAATCATTATATTTATCCGAAGCAAGTCCCAAAATGGGACGAAAGTAGGAAAGTTTGTGTTCCTGTGTTTCGGGGTTTTATGGTTCGTAGGCCTTCATTCTTGGCATTGTGGTACAAAAGTTGGAGGTAAAGGGAAGGAGGCGTTTTGGGGACTACACAAATTAGTTGTGCTATTAACGGGGGTTGCTTTGAAGTGCACACGCAGAGGAAGCgaagtttcctttttttatgacTTCTATTTTTAGACTTTAGGCTTTTCCTAtccttgctctctctctctctccaggGACTGGAGTTGGTTGTATGTTTGCTGCATTGCAGTAGTTGCTTGCCAAAAAACCTCCCATTAAATCATTAAAACTGATCTATAATTATAgagtttcattatttttccttttaattTGTTAATTTGTCTCTATAAAGAGGATTTTTAGGTGTAGTGTTGTTAAAGTAGGCACTTCCAAATGTCCGCTCGTGTCGTATTAGTGCACCGGCTACTACGATGCACCTTCTCTCCACGTGGTGTAGTAACTATGTATGGCACCCGGCAACTACACTGGCTCGCTCATCTGTTCTTTGCCTATAAATAGTTGCGACCTTCGTTCTACCCACAGTTattgagaaacaaaaaatgcacgtTTAAAAGTgtaaattatttgatttaCTTTAGTCATCCTTCCCACTAAATATCCGCTCCCTTCAGTGCGTGTaaccgtgtgtatgtgtgtgtctttttcctttctcttccCGGTTCACGATCTGCTGTGTCATGTGCAGCTGTTGTAGAAGTGCTGCTCTCGACCAAAATGCGCGCCTTGTACATAGGCTCAAGAAAGCGAAGAAAACGTAAGCCCCCACTCCCTCAGCTGAAGCTTACTTCAACTCATGTCATCTACTCGACTCATATCGCTCGTTCCATAGCTCTCTAATCGATATCACTCCACCATGTTACTGAGGGGGACCTGGGACCACAGGCCACTACTATGCACACATTCTCCGCACAACTTGGACTGCTTGTTGTCGTGACTGCACCAAAACCGAACCCTCCCGATCGTCTCTTTAAGTAGTACACACCGATAGCAGGATCATCTATTGCTCCctccctctgtctctcttgTCTTGTACTAAGCTCATTCGTGTCATAACTCTGAGATCGATCCCAACTCGAAGTACATCATCTTTCACTCTGCTTTTATTCCCCCTCATTTCGCTTGCCACTGCTCCTTTACCTTCTGCAGACTACCGATCAGTATTTGTATACTAAACTGCCGCTACGACATTATCACGCGCGTGTGCAAACGGCTCGGCTATCGGCTGGTCGGCGAGTCCGACCTGTGGAACGTCTGCTGGACGGATTCGTTCGTGGGCGTCGACTTCTGCCGCGACATGCGACGGTTCCAGAAGGTGAACCACTTTCCCGGGATGTTCGAGATCTGCCGCAAGGATCTGCTGGCCCGCAATCTGAACCGGATGCTGAAGCTGTTCCCGCTGGACTATCAGATCTTCCCCAAAACGTGGTGCTTTCCGGCCGAGTAAGTATGATTGCATGTGGAGCTGGTGGCAACTACTGATGATCTTTATTCTCTTCCACAGCTTGGGCGATGCCGTCGCTTACAGCCGAACGCATCGCAGCAAAACGTTTATACTCAAACCGGACCAGGGTTCGCAGGGGAAGGGCATCTTTCTGACGAAAAACCTGAAGGAGATCAATCCGAAGGATCGCATGATCTGCCAGGTGTACATCACGAAGCCGCTGCTGATCGACGGGTACAAGTTTGATCTGCGCGTCTACACGCTGATCACCTCGACGGATCCGTTGCGCATTTTTGTCTACAACGAAGGATTGGCTAGGTAAGAGTGGGAGGTTGTGTGGATAGTAATGGGTAGCGTTGATAAAATACTGGCAGTAAATTAATCCAGAAGTATTCGGAGCCTGCCGGAATCATTCGTAGCCGTACGGAGTTAGGGTTGTCCAGTTTCGACGTGAGTTGGTCGAATTCGGAATCAACCGGAGATTCTGCGTGCACTCCACAGACAGGACTTTGATTGTTACATTGTATCTAGACGATAGGGCAACTTTCGGGACTCGAAACCGACTACAACTCGGATCGGCTTCTACTTccgattccgggcgactccaactccggacgactctgaggACGATTTCGACTCGGATGACTtcaacttcggacgactccaactccggacgacttcgattCTGGACAATTCTAACTCCGGAGAacttcgactccggacgacttcgattCTGGACAACTCCGTCTCCGCCAACTCTGAATCCAATCCAGACGACTCTGAATCCAGCCAATCAGAATCGAAATAACAAAAGCCAGAGTCGGTTCAGAATCTTTAGTCCATCACTACGTGTGAATGTCTGACGACTTTGCTAATGCTAATTCCTTATCGCATCTAGATTTGCCACGAACAAGTACAAGGAACCGTGCGTTACGAACGCGTCCAACACGTTCATGCACCTGACCAACTACTCGGTGAACAAGTACAGCCGGACGTTCTCGAACGACGATGAGGCCGGCTCGAAGCGACGCTTCTCCACGCTCAATCGCATCCTGACCTCGGAAGGCTACGACATTGCCGAGCTGTGGAGCAACATCGACGACGTGATCGTCAAAACGGTGATGAGCGCCTGGCCAATGCTGAAGCACACGTACACTGCCAGCTTTCCCACGCACGACATCATCCAGGCGTGCTTCGAGGTGCTCGGGTTCGACATCCTGATCGATCACAAGCTCAAACCGTACGTGCTGGAGGTGAACCATTCGCCATCGTTCCACACGGACGAGGCGATCGACAAGGAGATTAAGGAGGCCCTCATCACGGACACGTTCATCATGCTCAACCTAAACGGGGAGGTGAAAAAGCGGGTACTGGAGGAGGACAAACGGCGCATCCAGAACCGGCTGCTGCAACGGTTGCGCGATTATTCCAAGCAGACGGCTAGCaaggatcagcagcagcagcagcaacagcagggaCAACAGGGCCAGCAGGGAGGGCAGCAGCagggtcagcagcagcagcaagggcgCGACGCGAACGATCCGGACGACGATGGGTACGGCGAGGAGGGGATGGGCCCGTGGGCCGAACAGATCAACTGGGAGGAGACGCATCTGGGCGGGTATCGGCGGATCCTGCCCGCGCCCGGCGACCCCAACCGCTACCTGCAGTTCTTCATCGCCCAGAGCCAGGCGTCGGTGTACAACGAGACGGCGGCCAGCAAGCGCCGGGAGGAGTGTGCCAAGCAGCAGCGCATCGAGCTGGAGGAGCGCTTCCGCCTGAACCAGGCGATCCTGCACAAGCACAATCCGAAGCTGCAGAAGGGCGCTGGGCTGGGTGCGGGCGAGGATGCGGCCGGCGGTAATGGgccgggcggtggtggtgctggtgggaTGGGGGCGGGCAAGAAGAAGCTCCGCAAGCGCAAGGTCGCGAAGGTGGCGAAAAAGCACGACGAGTTCATGCCGGACCAGATCGCGGACTACGAGGAGCGGGAACGGATGGCGCTGCTGGGGCAGCGCGATTTTCTCATACGCACCTGCGGACTAGTACAGAGCGTAAGTATCACCGGGGGCCGGatgtggagagagagagggggagagaaagagagagaaggaatAAGTAATTAAATTGTATGTTTCCACCTGATCCACCAGATATACATCAACTTTCATCGGAACAAGCTGCTCACGGATTCGGACCGACGCAAGTATAAGGAAACGTACGCGAAGCTGATCACCAACGAGCATCTGCCACAGTCCGAGTCGTCCCCACAGTCCAACCAAACGTTTTCGACCATCCACAGTACCAGCACGGTGGCCGGTTCGACGTCAACCGGCGGTTACCATGGCTACGGTGGAGTGACAGCCggtagcaacaacagcaacaccacaACCTGCCTGCCCAGCCTTGGCACtgcgcagcaacagcagcagcagcactcgtccggctcctcctcctccacgaACCAGCTGCAGAAGCTGCAGATCAAAAGCTTGGTCGCCATCAACGACGTCACCTCGTGGATGCAGTGCACGGAGGTGCCGGTACAGAGCCGGCCACCGCTACCGTACCTGCTGGCGACGCAACCGACCAACTACCGCAGCACCAAGTCGACGATGGCCCGCCAGGTAACGAACGTGGTCAAGCGGCACAGCATGGAATCGCGCCAGTACTACACCTCGGACAAGCTCATCTAGTATTGACTCCGGCACGGCAACCATGGGCCGTGCGATAGCATCAGCGCCGCCAacactgccgccgccgcccgggcGTCCCACTCAGAAGGGCTATTGAACTGGCTGCTGTTTTGTCGTCCTTGGCGAAGAAAGGTGTATCCACTGTCATTCGCTCCAAAAGCTACCTTAATCTCAACCGAGTGCAGCACGCGCCGAACTGTGGACGCGATGGTCGCGATGTGTTTGTTTATGAGtgtttgctatttgtttttcgtatttttattctttaaaGTTTTACTTCCATCGCATGCAAGAAAGGAAGCAGGAGCAGCAACAGgaggggcgggggggggaTATAGCGCTGAAACCGtttgattaaaaatttaatgtttattaataataaaggaataacaaataataatCATTAGCATCTATATGTACACGGTAAATTGAACAATCTTTCGTTTCTCTGTACGGGGCGGGTTTTTCGGGTTGACCGTTGTTTGCACAGTCCAAAATGGGGACGCGGCTGCCTGCGGGGGGGTGGTTGCTTGTTTTGTGGTTTGTTGCTGTGGATGATCGTTGCGTGTGTCAATGTAAACCATGTTTCaattcactcactcactctgtcgctctctctctctctcgctctctttctctggtTGGAGTCGCAGCACCACTATTtgtataattaaaataattgtacGAAACTCTGCTGTCAAGCTAGCAGAAACGCTACGGAAATCAACGGAGTAAAGTTGCCGTAAAGTTTGCGCAAGCACCTTCGAAAGGTTGTAGCACCTATTAACCCATTATTGTTGCCTGCTTCTAATCCCGCTCTTACGATTCACCTAATAGGCAAGCTGCTTGTTATTCATCTTTAAGTTAAGCAACAGTTTGCCCAAAAGTGTCACAAAAGAAACCTGAGAAACACTTGTGTTATCCTTTCGCGGACCACCCTTCTATACAATACACGAAACACGAGTGTATGAGCAAACATAGGCAAACATTTCTCCTGAGCTCGTTTTGAGCTTGGCCAAACATGAAACCAGCATTAAATTAAAGCTCCGGATCCCCCCCCTCTACTATCACATTCATTGTCCTTCTCCACTGTTCACACTGCCCCAAAGCCTACTATAATCGTAactaggtgtgtgtgtatgtatgtactGTCCAGTTCACTCTGTTGGAGAAGCTCATTCCTGATCGACGTCTTCTTAGGTGTTGTCTGCtgttgctcctgctgctgtgaTTTCTATTAATTAAGTGCTGTactgtctctgtgtgtgtgtgtgtttttgtgtctaATTTCCAGTTCCAGCGAGCgacgagagagaaagtgagTGAAGATGAAACAATAGGTTTAGTGTGTGTTCTGCACGCCTCAAAGAAACagtggtgagtgtgtgtgtttgtacgtgtCTACAGCATTGTCTGCCGTCCCCCTCTTTTGTCAACGGTGTCAGGACGAAAGCCTACTTCGGTTCAACTTCAATTTACACATCATCACTTTCATTACGCTTCCTCCTTTTACCGTACACCGACTCACCGGTGCAATCGGTCTgtccttgtgtgtgtgccgattttttttttcgcctcaTGAGACGCAAGAAAACGTTTTTGGCGGGCCGTTTCACACGTTCATTCTAAATCCCAATTAACGATCACGCACTACTTGCTCAATCACACTGTACACACTACACTGCAATCATTCTTCACACGCCCGCCGCACTCAATCTCCTTCGTGTGTCTCCCATGGGGGAATTATTTCCCACACCCCGCCACACCTTCCCGAGGGTTTCGCAGAGTTTCgcattaaataatttaaatatttttacttaAGCTTATCTGTTAAAACGTTTGCCTTTAACTTTAGTCCGTTTCCCGACCCCGAGTTCTGGCTGCtacctgctgttgctgctgctgcatcttggggggtgggggggggggagttgggCCCATACATCCCCAGTACGTGGGCACATAACTCCTGAacttacacgcacacacagggccgccccccccccctccccatgcCTATCTTTTGCAGGTGGCAGATTGTTTCTAACTATTTCCTAATGCCTGTTCTACTTCGCGCTCTGTTCGCTCTCTCCTTCGTTCTTATGTTTGTGTTGTCTTCTTTTTAACTTAtttcatctgttttttttttctctctctccttctttctcttttgtcCCCTAAGCTGCTACATTAAAGTCTATGTATTTATGTATAAATCATTATATAATATTTGCAATATATTTGAGAAGGCcatttttgatttcatttattacttttacacacacacacactctcactcactcactcattCACTTtactttcttgtttgtttgcttgcttgcttgcttttgcTACACGTAATTCTCTTGGCTAGCGGGTTTTTTGTTaatcttttcccttttccttttAACACCATTTACACAACCATCGCCCGTGTCCCCAATCGCACTAGCCCCACAAGCGCACGTTTGTTTCTGTACAGATCCccccgtttttgttgttttgttgcacacacacaacacacattgCGGGTTACACAACATCGTGGTATCGTTGTTATATGAGTTCTTTGTGGgtatggttgtgtgtgtgtacttttttgttggtgaGTGAATGTTTGCCTATATCGACAGCTACTCCAacatgttgtgtgtgtgtatgtgttttgggtttgttgtttgtttgtttttttcttctgttctgTACAACTGTCAATCTCACTCAAAAGCTTTAAAGAAGGAGTTCCATAACGCAACCTTTCCTGGTTACAAATAACATCGAGGATGGAATTGGATGCGTGTGAAtcgtgtatatatgtgtgtgtgtttgtttgtgtcctCTTTTGAGCCAACGATAACAAGGATATGGCAAGTGTTTACAAGCAGGACTCCTCCATTCGGGACAGTAATctcaaacattgtttttatcCCCTTTTTCACACAGTAAACCCTTACGTTTTCGCCCAATTTGCATTATAATTTAACGAAGCAAAAGCCCACCCATCCTAGCTAAATTAGGGTTGCGCACCAAACATTGCTGCTGATCCTTGGTCAGTCATATTAAAAAAGGAAccgtttgttgtgtgtgtgtgtttgtgtgtcaaGAATCGTTCAAATTCACTAAACTGAAAAGCACTCGTGATTCGTCAAGTTCGTCTTAGTTAATGTGCCAGCAGTTTCCCCATTTCGGTTCCTCCAGTCTTTCTAAAAGCAGCGGACACAAAgatgatacacacacacacacatacacgcgcacacacggaCCCAACCCATCCATCTGGCGCGTCGCTAGTCctcttttccccttttcctAGTTCCTATCTCCCGAAGCACCTCTCTgtacactcacacgcacacactctaGGTGCCGCTTTTCAAAAGCGAATGGCTCTCGACCTCTCTGCCCCTTCCCCTTTCTTCTGTCGCTGTTCCCTTGTCCCTGTCCCCACTTAAATCTAACAACACAGGAGAAGCAGGCGAGGGAAACGATTTGTCGAGCCGtcgccgttgctgctgccactTTCCTTTCCCCCTGCCAGAGCTTCAGCCACTCGATTCAAAGGAAATGGGAAGAGACATggtactggtggtggtggtggtgcaggtGGTTGTCACTTAGGTAAGCAGTGCTGGACGTGGCTCAGGCCCTGCGCTGTGCGGTGCAGCGTCCTGCGGCCGAGCTACGGGCTCGCTTCTACTACGGTTTGAACTTCACCAGTGGTATGTTTTTGGAGTTGAGACACTTGTCGCAGCACCATTCGGCGTACACTTCCGCGTGTATTAGGTTGAAGGCCGCCTCCGTCAGTCCGCTGCACGTCCTGCAAAAGAAAAGTGGCAAAGTGACCAGGGTTAATAACAAAAAGCCGTCGAGCTCTACGCCTAGACTCCGCTGCCACTTACCGATGAAACCAAAAGTTACATCCAGATTCGCACAGGATGCCCTGGTCGTTGTCATGCACCTCCTTATGGCATCCTCCGCAGGGGTAGATTGGCGGGGCGTTCGGGTTCTGCGGGTTGAACACTTTCGACTGGTCGGGCGGGTACAGCTTGCCGGAGGTGACGGGCATCGGCTTCGGACCGAACATGCCcatgtggtggtgatggttcgGCCCGTTCGGCCCATTGCCCGGCGGTCCCAGTCCGCCCATCGGTCCGCCCATCGGGCCGCCGCCACCCATCGGTCCACCGCccgggccgccgccgccgccgccccccATCATGTGGGGCGACTGCATCGGACTGCCACCGACCATTCCGCCGCCGCCCACCATTCCTCCACCTCCCATATGGCCACCCATTGGACCACCCATCGGCGGTCCGCCCATCATGCCGCCCGGGCccatgccgccgccgcccatTCCACCGTGCATCGGGGGCCTGTGGGGCGCTACGCCCGGTGGCAGGTTCCCGTGCGGTGGCATTaagccgccaccaccgcctcctcctcctgctccgcCACCTCCGCCGCCACCCATGTGATGGTGCATATTGTTCGCACCGCCCATGCCGGAGCCCATGTGCGGATTGCCTCCCTGATGATTGCCcgcgtgatgatgatgatggtgatggtgcggATGATGATTcatgccaccaccgccgccgcctcctcctcctcccatCGAGTTGGCCGGACCGCCGGGACCGCCCATCATGCCGCCACCCATCGGGCCGCCCATGCTGTTACCCATCGGTggtccaccaccacccggaCCCATCATGGGACtcatctgctgctgcccggCCGCCGGGCCACCGGGACCGCCGCTACCCGGGCCACCCGGGTTGTGTTGAGCGTGGGGTGACTGC
This is a stretch of genomic DNA from Anopheles merus strain MAF chromosome 2R, AmerM5.1, whole genome shotgun sequence. It encodes these proteins:
- the LOC121603469 gene encoding tubulin polyglutamylase TTLL13-like isoform X2, whose protein sequence is MINRSSHSKPKPIVQKKSTRSRSSDDGSEDSNEDTSSGTAESGTSSDSESEMDTTETSFSSKSATECGNTGGGNAPSCKGQLQGQQGLLRMNNRNYAVYCGGEADTKNSKHFCNHHHHHHHHHGDEESKKEVKLPISICILNCRYDIITRVCKRLGYRLVGESDLWNVCWTDSFVGVDFCRDMRRFQKVNHFPGMFEICRKDLLARNLNRMLKLFPLDYQIFPKTWCFPADLGDAVAYSRTHRSKTFILKPDQGSQGKGIFLTKNLKEINPKDRMICQVYITKPLLIDGYKFDLRVYTLITSTDPLRIFVYNEGLARFATNKYKEPCVTNASNTFMHLTNYSVNKYSRTFSNDDEAGSKRRFSTLNRILTSEGYDIAELWSNIDDVIVKTVMSAWPMLKHTYTASFPTHDIIQACFEVLGFDILIDHKLKPYVLEVNHSPSFHTDEAIDKEIKEALITDTFIMLNLNGEVKKRVLEEDKRRIQNRLLQRLRDYSKQTASKDQQQQQQQQGQQGQQGGQQQGQQQQQGRDANDPDDDGYGEEGMGPWAEQINWEETHLGGYRRILPAPGDPNRYLQFFIAQSQASVYNETAASKRREECAKQQRIELEERFRLNQAILHKHNPKLQKGAGLGAGEDAAGGNGPGGGGAGGMGAGKKKLRKRKVAKVAKKHDEFMPDQIADYEERERMALLGQRDFLIRTCGLVQSIYINFHRNKLLTDSDRRKYKETYAKLITNEHLPQSESSPQSNQTFSTIHSTSTVAGSTSTGGYHGYGGVTAGSNNSNTTTCLPSLGTAQQQQQQHSSGSSSSTNQLQKLQIKSLVAINDVTSWMQCTEVPVQSRPPLPYLLATQPTNYRSTKSTMARQVTNVVKRHSMESRQYYTSDKLI
- the LOC121603469 gene encoding tubulin polyglutamylase TTLL13-like isoform X1: MINRSSHSKPKPIVQKKSTRSRSSDDGSEDSNEDTSSGTAESGTSSDSESEMDTTETSFSSKSATECGNTGGGNAPSCKGQLQGQQGLLRMNNRNYAVYCGGEADTKNSKHFCNHHHHHHHHHGDEESKKEVNCCRSAALDQNARLVHRLKKAKKTLPISICILNCRYDIITRVCKRLGYRLVGESDLWNVCWTDSFVGVDFCRDMRRFQKVNHFPGMFEICRKDLLARNLNRMLKLFPLDYQIFPKTWCFPADLGDAVAYSRTHRSKTFILKPDQGSQGKGIFLTKNLKEINPKDRMICQVYITKPLLIDGYKFDLRVYTLITSTDPLRIFVYNEGLARFATNKYKEPCVTNASNTFMHLTNYSVNKYSRTFSNDDEAGSKRRFSTLNRILTSEGYDIAELWSNIDDVIVKTVMSAWPMLKHTYTASFPTHDIIQACFEVLGFDILIDHKLKPYVLEVNHSPSFHTDEAIDKEIKEALITDTFIMLNLNGEVKKRVLEEDKRRIQNRLLQRLRDYSKQTASKDQQQQQQQQGQQGQQGGQQQGQQQQQGRDANDPDDDGYGEEGMGPWAEQINWEETHLGGYRRILPAPGDPNRYLQFFIAQSQASVYNETAASKRREECAKQQRIELEERFRLNQAILHKHNPKLQKGAGLGAGEDAAGGNGPGGGGAGGMGAGKKKLRKRKVAKVAKKHDEFMPDQIADYEERERMALLGQRDFLIRTCGLVQSIYINFHRNKLLTDSDRRKYKETYAKLITNEHLPQSESSPQSNQTFSTIHSTSTVAGSTSTGGYHGYGGVTAGSNNSNTTTCLPSLGTAQQQQQQHSSGSSSSTNQLQKLQIKSLVAINDVTSWMQCTEVPVQSRPPLPYLLATQPTNYRSTKSTMARQVTNVVKRHSMESRQYYTSDKLI